In the genome of Natronomonas salina, the window TCGCAAAGCGGCTGGCGGGCTTCCCGGAGGTCCAGGGCCTCCGGCTGGTCTCCGGCGACTACGACTTCGCCCTCGAGGTGGAGGGCCAGAACATGCGGGAGGTCTCGCGGTTCATCAGCGACAAGGTCGCGCCGCTGCCGGAGATCACCCAGACGGTCACCCACTACATCATGGAGACGTACAAGCAGGGCGGCTACCGATTCGACGACGGCGGCGACGACGATCGCCTGTCGGTCACGCCATGACGCTGACGCCCTCCGACCGCGTCGCCGAGGTGCCGCCCTCCGGCATCCGCCGGTTCTTCGAACTCGCCGAGGAGATGGACGACGTTATCTCCCTTGGTGTGGGCGAACCCGACTTCTCGGCGCCGTGGGCCGCCCGGGAGGCTGCCATCACCTCCCTGGAGCGCGGGCAGACCTCCTACACCGCCAACCGGGGCAAGCGCGAGCTCCGGGAAGAGATCGCCCGCGACGTCCGCCGCTGGAACCTCGAGTACGACCCCGACGACGAGATCCTCGTCACCGCGGGCGCCAGCGAGGCCCTCGACCTCGCCTTCCGCGCGCTGGTGAACCCCGGCGACACCGTCGCGGTCGCTCAGCCCTGCTACGTCTCCTACGAACCGGGCGTCACGTTCGCGGGCGGCGAGGTCCTCGACGTCCCCACCCGCGTCGAGGACGAGTTCAAGCTCACCCCCGAGGTGCTCTCCGAGGCCGGCGCCGAGGACGCCGACCTGCTGGTCTACTGCTACCCGAACAACCCGACGGGCGCGACGATGAACCGCGCCGAGCTGTTCGAGGTCGCGCAGTTCTGCCGGGAGCACGACGTCGACGTCCTCTCCGACGAGATCTACGCCGACCTCACCTACGAGGGCGAGCACGTCTCCATCGCCGAGTTCGACGGCATGCGCGAGCGGACCGTCGTCTTCAACGGCTTCTCGAAGGCCTACGCGATGACGGGGCTCCGCCTCGGCTATGCGATGGGGCCGGCCGAGGTCATCTCGGCGATGAACCGCGTCCACCAGTATACGATGCTGTCGGCGCCGACGACGGCCCAGCACGCGGCCATCGAGGCGCTGCGGAACTGCGAGGAGGAGGTCGCGGAGATGCGCAAGCAGTACGACCGCCGGCGGAACTTCGTGCTCTCGCGGTTCGAGGAGATGGGCGTCGACTGCTTCGAGGCGACGGGCGCCTTCTACGTCTTCCCGGAGTGTCCGGGCGACGACGCCGAGCAGTTCGCCGAGGACCTCCTGGAGGCCGAGCAGGTGGCGATGGTCCCCGGGTCGGCGTTCGGCGCCGGCGCGGACGGCCACCTCCGGGCCTCCTACGCGACCGGCCTCGACGAACTGAAGGAGGCGATGGATCGGCTCGAGCGGTTCGTCGCATAACCCCGGGCCGTTCTCAAGCCGCTTTCATCCGCCGATTTCGGG includes:
- a CDS encoding pyridoxal phosphate-dependent aminotransferase — translated: MTLTPSDRVAEVPPSGIRRFFELAEEMDDVISLGVGEPDFSAPWAAREAAITSLERGQTSYTANRGKRELREEIARDVRRWNLEYDPDDEILVTAGASEALDLAFRALVNPGDTVAVAQPCYVSYEPGVTFAGGEVLDVPTRVEDEFKLTPEVLSEAGAEDADLLVYCYPNNPTGATMNRAELFEVAQFCREHDVDVLSDEIYADLTYEGEHVSIAEFDGMRERTVVFNGFSKAYAMTGLRLGYAMGPAEVISAMNRVHQYTMLSAPTTAQHAAIEALRNCEEEVAEMRKQYDRRRNFVLSRFEEMGVDCFEATGAFYVFPECPGDDAEQFAEDLLEAEQVAMVPGSAFGAGADGHLRASYATGLDELKEAMDRLERFVA
- a CDS encoding Lrp/AsnC family transcriptional regulator — encoded protein: MDERDELLELLCENARYSTADLARLTGRDEEAVEEAIDELEAQGVVQGYTAIVDWDAVGDERVQAHVECNVTLDRETSYRDVAKRLAGFPEVQGLRLVSGDYDFALEVEGQNMREVSRFISDKVAPLPEITQTVTHYIMETYKQGGYRFDDGGDDDRLSVTP